One Camelina sativa cultivar DH55 chromosome 3, Cs, whole genome shotgun sequence genomic window carries:
- the LOC104763648 gene encoding vesicle transport protein GOT1-like gives MVYEITEQKKVGLGLIGFGLSFTFLGVILYFDRGLLALGNLFWLIGVGLLLGWQSTYRLFTNVNNLRGTVCFVLGLFLIFVRWPIVGIILEIYGVIVLFGGFWSTVKAFLSQIPFVGWIIQYPLMVIEQLVRGSR, from the exons ATGGTGTACGAAATAACTGAGCAGAAAA AAGTTGGGTTGGGACTCATTGGCTTTGGTTTATCCTTTACGTTTCTCGGTGTCATCTTGTACTTTGACAGAGGTTTGCTCGCTTTAGGAAAC TTATTCTGGTTGATAGGTGTTGGCCTTTTACTTGGTTGGCAGTCGACTTATAGACTATTTACCAACGTTAATAACTTGAGG GGCACTGTCTGTTTCGTCCTTGGACTCTTTCTTATATTTGTACGTTGGCCCATAGTCGGCATAATCTTGGAGATATACGGTGTTATTGTTCTATTCGG AGGATTTTGGTCAACGGTAAAGGCATTCCTTTCCCAGATTCCTTTCGTTGGATGGATAATTCAGTATCCTCTCATG GTTATTGAGCAACTTGTAAGAGGTTCTCGTTGA